One part of the Microvirga sp. TS319 genome encodes these proteins:
- the pcaF gene encoding 3-oxoadipyl-CoA thiolase, producing the protein MAEAYICAGVRTPVGRFGGALASVRSDDMAGLVLRELMARAPQLPAEAIDDVIMGCANQAGEDNRNVARMAVLLSGLPDTVPGTTINRLCGSGLDAVGQAARAIRAGEGEVFIAGGVESMTRAPFVMGKAETAFSRSAEIFDTTIGWRFVNPVLKERFGIDSMPETAENVAEQFQISRQDQDAFAVRSQQRAARAQQSGRLGREIVAVRIPQRKGDPITVERDEHPRETTVEKLAQLPTPFRKGGSVTAGNASGVNDGAAALIVASGDAVAKYGLTPLARVAGLATAGVEPRIMGIGPVPASRKLMARLGLTIADMDVIELNEAFAAQALACLRQLGLPDDAEHVNPNGGAIALGHPLGMSGARLALTAALEMQERDAKRALCSMCIGVGQGIALVLEKA; encoded by the coding sequence CGCTCCGACGACATGGCGGGACTCGTCCTGCGCGAATTGATGGCGCGCGCGCCTCAGCTTCCGGCTGAGGCCATCGACGACGTCATCATGGGCTGCGCCAATCAGGCCGGCGAGGACAACCGCAACGTCGCCCGCATGGCGGTGCTGTTGTCGGGCCTGCCCGACACGGTGCCCGGAACGACGATCAACCGCCTCTGCGGCTCCGGCCTTGACGCCGTCGGACAGGCGGCGCGGGCGATCCGGGCCGGGGAGGGTGAGGTCTTCATCGCGGGCGGCGTCGAGTCGATGACGCGGGCGCCCTTCGTGATGGGCAAGGCGGAGACCGCCTTCTCGCGCTCGGCCGAGATCTTCGACACAACGATCGGATGGCGCTTCGTCAATCCGGTCCTGAAGGAGCGCTTCGGTATCGACTCCATGCCCGAGACGGCCGAGAACGTCGCCGAGCAGTTCCAGATCTCCCGGCAGGATCAGGATGCGTTCGCCGTGCGCAGCCAGCAGCGCGCCGCGCGCGCGCAGCAATCGGGCCGCCTCGGCCGCGAGATCGTGGCCGTCAGGATTCCTCAGCGCAAGGGCGACCCGATCACCGTCGAGCGCGACGAGCATCCGCGCGAGACCACCGTGGAGAAACTCGCTCAACTGCCCACGCCATTCCGCAAGGGCGGCAGCGTGACGGCCGGCAATGCCTCCGGCGTCAACGACGGCGCCGCGGCGCTCATCGTCGCCTCCGGCGATGCGGTCGCGAAGTACGGCCTGACGCCTCTGGCGCGCGTCGCGGGCCTTGCGACCGCCGGCGTCGAGCCGCGGATCATGGGCATCGGGCCCGTGCCGGCCAGCCGGAAGCTGATGGCCCGCCTGGGTCTGACGATCGCCGACATGGACGTGATCGAGCTCAACGAAGCCTTCGCGGCCCAGGCGCTCGCCTGCCTGCGTCAGCTCGGCCTGCCGGACGACGCGGAGCACGTGAATCCCAATGGCGGCGCCATCGCCCTGGGCCACCCCCTCGGCATGTCCGGAGCGCGCCTTGCCCTCACGGCGGCGCTGGAGATGCAGGAGCGCGACGCGAAGCGGGCCCTGTGCAGCATGTGCATCGGCGTAGGACAGGGCATCGCCCTCGTGTTGGAGAAGGCATGA
- a CDS encoding enoyl-CoA hydratase-related protein translates to MDSAENQEVLLDRRSDAIAVVRINRPKVRNALNMPVRRRLAEIFESFVDDTALRCVVLTGDETSFAAGADIQDMAEISAVDMYLRHNERLWEAVGRCPQPVIAAVNGFALGGGLELAMHADIIVAGRSAKLGQPEVRVGIMPGAGGTQRLTRAIGKFKAMRLCLTGEIIDAEEAFAMGLVSKLVADEAVFDTAMAMAEQMAKLPPIALAQIKEVILYGQDASLGAALALERKALQVLFATSDKNEGMRAFLEKRAPNYTGA, encoded by the coding sequence ATGGACAGCGCAGAGAATCAGGAAGTCCTTCTCGATCGCAGGAGCGACGCCATCGCGGTGGTTCGCATCAACCGGCCGAAGGTGCGCAACGCCCTCAACATGCCGGTGCGCCGCAGGCTGGCGGAGATCTTCGAGAGCTTCGTGGACGACACGGCACTGCGCTGCGTGGTCCTGACAGGCGACGAGACGAGCTTTGCGGCCGGCGCCGATATTCAGGACATGGCCGAGATCAGCGCCGTGGACATGTATCTGCGCCACAACGAGCGGCTCTGGGAGGCGGTCGGCCGCTGCCCGCAGCCCGTGATCGCGGCGGTGAACGGATTTGCGCTCGGCGGCGGGCTCGAGCTCGCCATGCATGCGGACATCATCGTGGCCGGGCGCAGTGCGAAGCTCGGGCAGCCCGAAGTGCGCGTCGGCATCATGCCGGGCGCGGGCGGAACCCAGCGCCTGACCCGCGCGATCGGCAAGTTCAAGGCGATGCGCCTGTGCCTGACCGGCGAGATCATCGATGCCGAAGAGGCGTTCGCCATGGGACTCGTCAGCAAGCTCGTCGCGGACGAGGCCGTGTTCGACACCGCGATGGCGATGGCCGAGCAGATGGCCAAGCTTCCGCCGATCGCGCTCGCGCAGATCAAGGAGGTCATCCTCTACGGTCAGGACGCATCGCTCGGCGCGGCGCTGGCTCTGGAGCGCAAGGCTCTTCAGGTTCTCT